A region of the Pseudoprevotella muciniphila genome:
TTCCTGCTGCACTGATGTCTATGCCTTTGGCGCCAATCTCCATGCGATATGCCTCGGGCGACTCAAACTGCGGGTCGAGGTTGTCTATTGTGTACCGCACAGCGGCATCGTCTGCTTTTCCGATGGTGCGGAGTGAGAAGCCATTTGCTGCAATCTGTTCGGACAGGATTTTCATCTCCTTTCCTTTCAGCCCTATGTAGCAACTCATCTCGGAAGGTCTGAGGGTCAGCACCTTATCGCCTTTCTGGGCATATTGTGGATAGGGCACCACATCGAGCGCGCGCTGGGCAGTGGCGGTAAGAGATAGGCATGATGCCAATAGAAAAATCAGTCTCTTCATATTTTCTTATATAGTTTGCGAATGATTATTTGGTTGTAAACTCAATGGTACCGGCATCTATGAGTTCGTCGTGTGAGATGCGGAACGACTTATGGTTTTTGCCGTCAACCTTCAGTCCGGCAATTCTCTTCCCAGTGCCTTTCTTGTTGATAGTAAGGGTGGGGAGGTTATAGAAATTGCGGTCGAGGTGGATGGTGATTTTGTCGAACACTGGTGTTGTCAGTGTATAGGAGGGGTCGCCCGGACAGTCGGGATAGAACCCCATCATGGAATAGATAGCCCAAGCAGACATGGCACCGGTGTCTTCGTTTCCCGGCAGCCCGTCGGGTGCATTGCGGAAGTATTTGGCAAGCAGAGCCTGCGTGAGTTCCTGTGTGCGCCACTCCTCGCCACGGAAATAACTGAAGAGGTAAGGGTAGGTGATGTCCGGTTCGTTGGCAGGGTCGTAGAGATTGTTGTCGAACACCGACTGCAATTTCTCTACGAAAATCTTGTCGCCACCCATAGAGCGGGCAAGTCCTTTGATGTCGAAAGGCACATAGAACGTGTAGTTCCATGCGCAGCCTTCGTGGAAACCCGGATTTGCCTCGAAATTCTGGCCAGCAAGGGGATTGAAGTTCTTGAGGAAACTGCCGTCACCCACACGGGGGCGTATCATGCCTGTCTCCTTGTCAAAATAGTTTTTCCAACCCTCCGACTGCTTGAGCAGCATGGTTGCATCGTCCGCCTTTCCGAGATCGGTAGCAAGTCGCGACAGGGCATAGTCTGCCATATAGTATTCCAACGCAGCACTCACTGCAAAACTGTTTTCAGAGAGCACTGGGAGATAGCCATTTTGCCGATAGATATCGTTGTCGGGACGCAGAAAGTTTTCTGCGCCGCGGGTTGTGGCAGATTTCATGCAAAGAGCGTATGCAGCATTGATGTCGAAATCGCGTATGCCGCGCATCCATGTATCGGCTATGACTATGCTCGCGGGGTCGCCGTCCATGGTATTGGTTTCGCGTCCGTACAGTTCCCATTTGGGCATCCATCCCCACGATTTAGCCTTGTCCACCATGCTGCGCACCATGTCCTGCTGACGGTCGGGGAATAGAAGGCACAGCAACGGGTGCGTGTTGCGATAGGTGTCCCAAAGCGAGAATACCGTGTAGTGGTTGGAGTCTGTTTTCCCAATAGATGAAGATTCCATCTTGGGATACCTGCCATCAACGTCTTGCAGAACGTTAGGATGAAGCAACAGGTGGTAGAGACCTGTATAGAATACGGTCTTTTGCTCATCTGTACCGCCTTCCACTTCTATCTTCGAAAGGTCGTCCTGCCATGCCTTGCGGGCAGTCTGGCGGATATCGTCGAACGACTTTCCTGCCTGTTCTGCGTCAAGGTTTTTCCTTGCACCATCTATGCTGACAAAAGATATGCCTATACTGACTTCCACTTGGTCGCCTTCAGCACAGTTGTACGTGTAGTACACACCGATGTCATCGCCCGAGATTTCTTTCGTATATTTCTTGTAGAGTTTGTATCTTCCTGCGTGTTGGTCCCATGCCGCTTCGGCATCCATTTCGCGCTGTTTCTTCCAGTAGCCACAGGAGTCTGCTGCCTTGTTTACTCTCATTACGAAATACATAGGATACACGGCATCCGGCACGTTGTAGCAAAAATTGCCGAAGAGTTTCACTCCCTCTATTTCCGTATCGCTAACCATGCGCACAGTGGCACCCGACTCGTTGGTAAGTCCCTCGCCAAGGTTCATCAGGACATTTCCTTGTCCTTTTGGGAAGGTGAAGCGTGCACGCGAAGTGCGGGGCGTGGCTGTTACTTCCGTCTTTATGCCGTAGCGCGAAAGGATGTTGCTGTAGTAGCCTGGTGTAGCCACGGCGTTGGAGTAGGTGCTGCCATAGTCATGATAATCCACCGACAGAGTGCCTGTCGTTGGCATTAAAAGCAAAGATGAGAGGTCCGGACAGCCCACGCCGCTGAGGTTAACGTGCGAAAAGCCCGTCATCACGCTGTTGTCGCTGCTATAGGCTGTGGACCACCACCGTTTGTCCTTATCCCATTTGTTCAAGTTGCTTCCCATTACATTGAATGGTGTAACCGACATCATGCCGTGAGGCAATACGGCACCGGGGTTACATGTGCCGAAATTTGACGTGCCGATGAAAGGATTGACGTAATCCACGGCAGTTTTCTGTGCATGGGCAACTGATGCCATGCATAGGGCAAGGAAAAGGAAAATCTTCTTCATGTCTCGAAGTAGTTGAGGATAATGTGCGTTGTAGTGAAAATCTTCTTGGGGCAGTTCTATCTCGTTAGGTAGAATATAATTCCAGCGATGACAAGTAGCAGAAGAAACAGCCCCACATGAATGCAAAGCCGGTGGATGTGCTTACGGATGCGTGATTTTCTTTCGGGGTCTTGATGATTGTCCATGGTATTATTATTTTTTTCAGTGTTTTAGGTAAAATGTCAAGAATCATTTTTGAGGATTTTTCTCGCGGTTTCAAGAATGGTATCTATGCTCCGTTGATAATCCTCTGAGGCGATATCTACTTTAATGTCAGGGTCTATTCCCATTTCCGTGTCGTGCATCTCGATGTCGTACATCGGGCAGGCTGAGAAACGCAACGACCATCCGTTAGGTAATTCCGATGACAGAGGCATGCCCGAACCGCCACCCGTGCGGTCGCCAATGATGGTAACGTTGGGCAGTGGCTTCACGTACATCACAAAGCAGTTGGCTGCGCTATATGTTCTCCTGTTCACCAGCACAGCCACAGGCTTTTGCCAGCGCAACCCCTTGAAGGGTGTCAGTTCTATGGCTTCGGGCGAGGAGAAGTCGTTGTGTCCGGGGCCTGTCTTGTGCGACATGTAGCCCACGATGGTCTTCTCGTTGAAGAAGAGAGAGGCAAGGTCCTGAGCGGAAGAAATAAGGCCGCCGCCATTTGAGCGTATGTCCACTATGAGGGCATCGCACGCTGCGAGATGGCTCATCATCTGGCTTAAATTGCCGTCGCCAAAAGCGT
Encoded here:
- a CDS encoding GH92 family glycosyl hydrolase, yielding MKKIFLFLALCMASVAHAQKTAVDYVNPFIGTSNFGTCNPGAVLPHGMMSVTPFNVMGSNLNKWDKDKRWWSTAYSSDNSVMTGFSHVNLSGVGCPDLSSLLLMPTTGTLSVDYHDYGSTYSNAVATPGYYSNILSRYGIKTEVTATPRTSRARFTFPKGQGNVLMNLGEGLTNESGATVRMVSDTEIEGVKLFGNFCYNVPDAVYPMYFVMRVNKAADSCGYWKKQREMDAEAAWDQHAGRYKLYKKYTKEISGDDIGVYYTYNCAEGDQVEVSIGISFVSIDGARKNLDAEQAGKSFDDIRQTARKAWQDDLSKIEVEGGTDEQKTVFYTGLYHLLLHPNVLQDVDGRYPKMESSSIGKTDSNHYTVFSLWDTYRNTHPLLCLLFPDRQQDMVRSMVDKAKSWGWMPKWELYGRETNTMDGDPASIVIADTWMRGIRDFDINAAYALCMKSATTRGAENFLRPDNDIYRQNGYLPVLSENSFAVSAALEYYMADYALSRLATDLGKADDATMLLKQSEGWKNYFDKETGMIRPRVGDGSFLKNFNPLAGQNFEANPGFHEGCAWNYTFYVPFDIKGLARSMGGDKIFVEKLQSVFDNNLYDPANEPDITYPYLFSYFRGEEWRTQELTQALLAKYFRNAPDGLPGNEDTGAMSAWAIYSMMGFYPDCPGDPSYTLTTPVFDKITIHLDRNFYNLPTLTINKKGTGKRIAGLKVDGKNHKSFRISHDELIDAGTIEFTTK
- a CDS encoding S41 family peptidase: MTHLLNRIIPLMVLCIATLTSCVTEDVEDNTKRGNFEAFWKTIDERYCFFDYKAKQYGLNWNEVRERYLPAISENMTNAQLFEVLSNMTYELRDGHVNLTAAHNVSRYGAWFDDYPMNFSDSLLRKTLGRAEEYRSASGLQYKVLDDNVGYVRCSSFNYAFGDGNLSQMMSHLAACDALIVDIRSNGGGLISSAQDLASLFFNEKTIVGYMSHKTGPGHNDFSSPEAIELTPFKGLRWQKPVAVLVNRRTYSAANCFVMYVKPLPNVTIIGDRTGGGSGMPLSSELPNGWSLRFSACPMYDIEMHDTEMGIDPDIKVDIASEDYQRSIDTILETARKILKNDS